In Zalophus californianus isolate mZalCal1 chromosome 4, mZalCal1.pri.v2, whole genome shotgun sequence, the following proteins share a genomic window:
- the CITED4 gene encoding cbp/p300-interacting transactivator 4, with amino-acid sequence MADHLMLTEGYRLVQRPPLAAPSHGPHALRTLQPYAGPGLDSGLRPRGTPLGPPPPPPPPPPPGALAYGAFGPPPAFQPFPAVPPPAAGGAHLQPVATLYPGRATAPPGVPGGPPCLQPAPGAPAPPPPAHALGCMDAELIDEEALTSLELELGLHRVRELPELFLGQSEFDCFSDLGSAPPAGSVSC; translated from the coding sequence ATGGCCGACCACCTGATGCTCACCGAGGGCTACCGCCTGGTGCAGAGGCCGCCGCTCGCCGCGCCCTCCCACGGCCCCCACGCGCTCCGGACGCTGCAGCCGTACGCGGGCCCGGGCCTGGACAGCGGCTTGCGGCCTCGGGGGACGCCGCTGGGCCCGCCGCCACCACCTCCGCCGCCGCCCCCACCCGGGGCCCTGGCTTACGGGGCCTTCGGGCCGCCGCCCGCCTTCCAGCCCTTTCCGGCCGTGCCACCGCCGGCCGCCGGCGGCGCGCACTTGCAGCCAGTGGCGACGCTGTACCCGGGCCGTGCGACCGCGCCCCCCGGCGTCCCGGGAGGGCCCCCGTGCCTGCAGCCGGCGCCTGGCGCCCCGGCCCCGCCACCGCCCGCGCACGCCCTGGGCTGCATGGACGCCGAACTCATCGACGAGGAGGCGCTGACGTCGCTGGAGCTCGAGCTCGGGCTGCACCGCGTGCGCGAGCTGCCGGAGCTCTTCCTGGGCCAGAGCGAGTTCGACTGCTTCTCGGACTTGGGGTCGGCGCCGCCCGCCGGCTCGGTGAGCTGCTGA